The window GAGATCCCCGCCACGCTCGCCAATGCCGGGGCGCAGGCCGATCTCGCCGGGAGTCTGCACCTGTGGCTTGCCTGGAGCGTTGTGGTCCTCTCTCTTTTACATGGGCTGATGGCCCTGAAACACCACTTTATCGACAACGACGATACCCTTAATCGCATGTTGGGAAAATCGTCATCTGACTATGGAGCTTAAAATGAAAAAAAACCTGCTGGGACTGACTCTCGCATCTTTACTGTTTACCACCGGTTCGGCCATCGCGGCAGATTACAAAATCGACAAAGAAGGACAACATGCCTTTGTTAATTTTCGTATTCAGCATCTGGGATACAGCTGGCTGTACGGCACCTTTAAAGACTTCGACGGATCGTTTACCTTCGATGAAAAAAATCCAGCCGCCGATAAAGTGAACGTCACCATTAACACCAACAGCGTTGACACTAATCATGCCGAGCGTGACAAGCATCTGCGCAGCGCAGATTTCCTTAACGTCGCCAAATTCCCGCAGGCGACCTTCACCTCCACCAGCGTGAAGAAAGCGGGTAACGACCTGGATATTACCGGGGATCTGACGCTGAATGGCGTCACCAAACCGGTCACGCTGGACGCGAAGCTTATTGGTCAGGGTGGCGATCCGTGGGGTGGCACCCGTGCAGGCTTTGAAGCACAAGGGAAGATTAAGCTGAAGGACTTTAACATCACCACCGACCTGGGGCCTGCTTCACAGGAAGTAGACTTAATCATCTCGGTAGAAGGTGTTCAGCAGAAATAGCATCTCAATGCTGCCAAAATGGAAGCCGGATGAGGCTGTAGCCCTCATCCGGCATCATTTTATTGCGCAGGGTCCGGAATACCCAGTTTAGTATTCAGACGGCCACGGGACTTATTAAAAATTTTATTGCCATTCTCACGACCTGCGCGACGGCGACGTTGTTCCTCTTCAGGCAACGTACTCTCTTCACAACACAGATCGCTGCAGCACCCTTTGTACTTCTCGGCGCAGGCCGGGCACTGGATAAACAGAAGATGGCAGCCGTCATTTTTGCAGTTGGTATGACTGTCGCACGCCACACCACACTGGTGACAATGTGCGATAACATCTTCGGAGATCCGCTCCCCCATCCGTTCATCAAAAACAAAGTTTTTACCGATGAAGCGTACCGGTAGTCCCTGTTCTCGAGCTTTACGGGCATATTCAATAATGCCGCCCTCAATGTGCCAGACTTTACTGAACCCGTTGTATTTCATCCAGGCGCTGGCCTTCTCACAGCGAATACCGCCCGTGCAGTACATTACGATTTTTTTATCTTTATGTTCCTGCATCATTTCAACGGCTTTCGGCAACTGATCGCGGAACGTATCTGCCGGGATCTCCATGGCGTTCTCGAAGTGCCCCACCTCATACTCATAGTGGTTGCGCATATCGATAAACACCGCGTCAGGATCGTCAAGCATGGCGTTCACTTCTGCCGCCTTCAGGTAATCACCAACATTGCTGGCATCAAAAGCAGGATCATCGATGCCATCTGCCACAATACGTTCACGGACTTTCATGCGCAGTACCCAGAACGATTTTCCGTCATCGTCCAGCGCAATGTTAAGTCGCAGCCCGGCAAACGCAGGATCAAACGCGTACAGCTGCTGACGGAATGCCTCAACCTTGCTTTGCGGCACGCTGATTTGTGCGTTAATGCCTTCGTGCGCCAGATATACGCGCCCGAAAACGTTCAGCTCGGTGAACAGTTGGTACAGCGCATCACGCGTATCCTGAGGATTAACGAGGTTGAAATATTTATAAAATGAAATCGTGGTGCGCGGCTCAGATTCCGCCAACATTTTAGCTTTGAGCGCGTCATTCGAAATGCGGTTGTGTAACACTGGCATGGTGTACGTTTCCTGCAGTCAGTAAAAAGATGAAAATCGGCCGGCATCATAAAGCAAACATTGCCAATTTACATCCACACATTTTACGCTACATTTCATACTTCATGATAAAAGCGTCACAACAATTGACGAAAAACCAGCCATTCTCCCGTCACAAATTTTTGATACGCGCGAAAAAATGCGACAATACAGGGCATTGGTCGTTTAATGACAGGATAGACATGACGAATTTACCCAAGTTCTCGGCTGCACTTTTGCATCCACGTTATTGGTTAACCTGGCTAGGTATTGGCATCCTTTGGTTGATCGTGCAGTTACCCTATCCGTTCCTCTATAAGCTGGGCTGTACATTAGGTCGGCTGGCGTTACATGTGATGAGACGCCGGGCAAAGATTGTTTCGCGTAATCTGGAGCTGTGCTTCCCACAGATGAGCGAACAAGAGCGTCAGCAGATGGTGGTAAAAAACTTTGAGTCCGTCGGCATGGGCGTAGTGGAAACTGGCATGGCCTGGTTTTGGTCCGACCGTCGTATTACGCGCTGGACCGAAGTAATCGGCATGGAGCATATTCGTGATGTTCAGGCACAGCAGCGTGGGATCCTGTTAGTGGGTCTGCACTTTCTGACGCTTGAATTAGGCGCGCGTCAGTTTGGTTTACAGGAACCCGGTATCGGGGTGTATCGCCCCAACGACAATCCGCTGCTCGACTGGCTGCAAACCTGGGGGCGTATGCGCTCCAATAAATCAATGCTCGATCGTAAAGATCTAAAAGGGATGGTCAAGGCTCTGAAGAAAGGTGAAGTGGTCTGGTATGCCCCGGATCACGACTACGGCCCACGCTCCAGCGTCTTTGTGCCGCTGTTTGCTGTAGAGCAGGCTGCAACCACCTCTGGGACGTGGATGCTGTCGCGGATGTCCAATGCGTGTCTGGTGCCGTTTGTCCCTCGTCGTAAACCTGACGGCAAAGGGTATCAGTTGATTATGCTGCCGCCGGAATGTTCGCCGCCGCTGGACGATGCTGAAACCACCGCCGCGTGGATGAACAAAATTATTGAGAAATGCATCATGATGGCGCCGGAGCAATATATGTGGCTACATCGCCGGTTCAAAACACGCCCTGAAGGCGCACCTTCCTTGTACTGACCCTTTGTTGCAGCCCGCGGGCTGCAACATCTCCCCCTCCGTTTAGGTTTTACTGCTCTGCGCATTGCAGCGACTATCAACCAGGCGCATAATTAGTCTGCTTACTTATTTTTACACGATAGCGCAAACAGCGCGCCACACTGCGGATCGCTATGTCACCCTCAGATGTCTCCATCAACTGGAAGCGTAATCTCACGGTTGCCTGGCTCGGTTGCTTTTTAACCGGTGCAGCATTTAGCCTGGTGATGCCTTTCTTACCCCTGTATGTCGAAAGCCTCGGCGTGACGGGACACGGCGCCCTGAACATGTGGTCGGGTCTGGTGTTCAGCATTACGTTTCTTTTTTCAGCTATCGCTTCACCTTTCTGGGGCGGCCTTGCAGATCGCAAAGGCAGGAAAATCATGCTCCTGCGCTCAGCGCTGGGGATGGCTGTCGTGATGCTGCTAATGGGGCTGGCGCAAAATATCTGGCAGTTTTTGATCCTGCGTGCGCTGCTGGGACTGCTTGGTGGGTTCATTCCCAATGCGAATGCGCTGATCGCCACCCAGGTGCCGCGCAATAAAAGCGGCTGGGCACTGGGAACACTTTCAACCGGTGGCGTCAGTGGCGCACTGCTGGGCCCCCTGGCGGGAGGCTTGCTTGCCGACCAATACGGATTGCGCCCCGTTTTCTTTATTACCGCCAGCGTGCTGCTGCTCTGTTTTATGCTGACGTTATTTTTTATACGTGAGCATTTTCAACCGGTCAGCAAAAAAGAGATGTTGCACATTCGGGAGGTCGTCGGATCCTTAAAAAATCCAAAGCTGGTACTGAGTCTGTTCGTCACCACACTGATCATTCAGGTCGCAACCGGATCCATCGCACCTATCTTGACACTGTATGTGCGGGAACTGGCGGGTAACGTCGGCAATATCGCTTTTATCAGCGGCATGATCGCTTCCGTTCCCGGCGTGGCCGCTTTACTCAGCGCGCCAAGGCTGGGCAAATTAGGCGACCGCATAGGCCCGGAGAAGATCCTGATTGTCGCCCTGGTCATTTCCGTATTGCTGCTCATCCCCATGTCATTCGTCCAGACGCCCTGGCAGCTCGGCGTCCTGCGCTTTTTGCTGGGAGCCGCCGACGGCGCACTGCTCCCTGCCGTACAAACGCTGCTGGTCTATAACTCAACCAACCAAATAGCCGGGCGTATTTTCAGCTACAACCAGTCATTTCGTGATATTGGCAACGTGACGGGGCCACTGATGGGCGCAGCTATTTCAGCCAACTATGGTTTTCGCGCGGTCTTCTGCGTGACCGCGGGAGTGGTCTTATTTAACGCGCTCTACTCCTGGAACAGCCTGCGCCGACGTCGCGAAACCCA of the Citrobacter freundii genome contains:
- a CDS encoding Kdo(2)-lipid IV(A) acyltransferase, whose amino-acid sequence is MTNLPKFSAALLHPRYWLTWLGIGILWLIVQLPYPFLYKLGCTLGRLALHVMRRRAKIVSRNLELCFPQMSEQERQQMVVKNFESVGMGVVETGMAWFWSDRRITRWTEVIGMEHIRDVQAQQRGILLVGLHFLTLELGARQFGLQEPGIGVYRPNDNPLLDWLQTWGRMRSNKSMLDRKDLKGMVKALKKGEVVWYAPDHDYGPRSSVFVPLFAVEQAATTSGTWMLSRMSNACLVPFVPRRKPDGKGYQLIMLPPECSPPLDDAETTAAWMNKIIEKCIMMAPEQYMWLHRRFKTRPEGAPSLY
- the mdtG gene encoding multidrug efflux MFS transporter MdtG; translation: MSPSDVSINWKRNLTVAWLGCFLTGAAFSLVMPFLPLYVESLGVTGHGALNMWSGLVFSITFLFSAIASPFWGGLADRKGRKIMLLRSALGMAVVMLLMGLAQNIWQFLILRALLGLLGGFIPNANALIATQVPRNKSGWALGTLSTGGVSGALLGPLAGGLLADQYGLRPVFFITASVLLLCFMLTLFFIREHFQPVSKKEMLHIREVVGSLKNPKLVLSLFVTTLIIQVATGSIAPILTLYVRELAGNVGNIAFISGMIASVPGVAALLSAPRLGKLGDRIGPEKILIVALVISVLLLIPMSFVQTPWQLGVLRFLLGAADGALLPAVQTLLVYNSTNQIAGRIFSYNQSFRDIGNVTGPLMGAAISANYGFRAVFCVTAGVVLFNALYSWNSLRRRRETQRTQ
- a CDS encoding rhodanese-related sulfurtransferase encodes the protein MPVLHNRISNDALKAKMLAESEPRTTISFYKYFNLVNPQDTRDALYQLFTELNVFGRVYLAHEGINAQISVPQSKVEAFRQQLYAFDPAFAGLRLNIALDDDGKSFWVLRMKVRERIVADGIDDPAFDASNVGDYLKAAEVNAMLDDPDAVFIDMRNHYEYEVGHFENAMEIPADTFRDQLPKAVEMMQEHKDKKIVMYCTGGIRCEKASAWMKYNGFSKVWHIEGGIIEYARKAREQGLPVRFIGKNFVFDERMGERISEDVIAHCHQCGVACDSHTNCKNDGCHLLFIQCPACAEKYKGCCSDLCCEESTLPEEEQRRRRAGRENGNKIFNKSRGRLNTKLGIPDPAQ
- a CDS encoding YceI family protein gives rise to the protein MKKNLLGLTLASLLFTTGSAIAADYKIDKEGQHAFVNFRIQHLGYSWLYGTFKDFDGSFTFDEKNPAADKVNVTINTNSVDTNHAERDKHLRSADFLNVAKFPQATFTSTSVKKAGNDLDITGDLTLNGVTKPVTLDAKLIGQGGDPWGGTRAGFEAQGKIKLKDFNITTDLGPASQEVDLIISVEGVQQK